A portion of the Cohaesibacter gelatinilyticus genome contains these proteins:
- a CDS encoding Crp/Fnr family transcriptional regulator codes for MSLDSEIDFMRQVPFFADFTDEQLRLLAFGAETRSYRAKQVLFRQGDLADSAFIIMDGEVRMTISSDGRDLDSQHLYPGSLIGELALVAETRRSAMATAVEDLRVIQIRRSLFRRVMDEYPGLAEEIHNRMSSRLGNLVADLQQVVDMFDGLPQEPASMEDAMTFAMKE; via the coding sequence ATGAGCTTGGATAGTGAAATTGATTTTATGCGGCAAGTGCCGTTTTTTGCTGATTTTACTGATGAGCAGCTGCGGCTCTTGGCTTTTGGGGCTGAGACGCGCTCTTATCGGGCCAAGCAGGTTCTGTTTCGTCAGGGAGATCTTGCCGATTCTGCCTTCATTATCATGGATGGCGAAGTGCGCATGACCATTTCCAGCGATGGACGGGATCTGGATAGTCAGCATCTATATCCGGGCAGTCTGATTGGGGAACTTGCTTTGGTGGCGGAAACCCGCCGCTCTGCGATGGCGACTGCTGTTGAAGACTTGCGTGTCATCCAAATTCGTCGCTCATTGTTCCGCCGTGTGATGGATGAATATCCCGGATTGGCAGAAGAGATCCATAATCGTATGTCCAGCCGATTGGGCAATCTGGTCGCCGATCTTCAGCAGGTGGTCGATATGTTTGATGGTTTGCCGCAAGAACCGGCTTCCATGGAAGATGCCATGACTTTTGCCATGAAAGAATAG